A part of Rhipicephalus microplus isolate Deutch F79 chromosome 8, USDA_Rmic, whole genome shotgun sequence genomic DNA contains:
- the LOC142768755 gene encoding uncharacterized protein LOC142768755 isoform X1, with protein MSTRCLLCWPFWQFRRLYRKRRPRRLSSSLFLRASATTLTDDVFDFTVHCSPRLKEAPHGEGSEQTMPLLLRILRIQLGIRQQQREVLQEVRQLKHKRKHLLQIGGRGLREIGVNAMKAVLAHDVQVLYSLHGRKGKRAFVTLRLCRLVTDVICQKAGCDQAEALKFIKRWLPGSGDRCGGRKRRFREAFVVEQPDDPHSQSADYRLLAAAGFLPSHSSQGLDSTTVTVPPTQPHLQ; from the exons atgtcaacccgatgccttttgtgttggccgttctggcagttccgccgactttatagaaagagacgaccccgtcgcttgtcctcttctcttttccttcgggcatcagcgacaacattgacggacgacgtgttcgacttcaccgtgcac tgctctccaaggctcaaggaggcaccgcacggggaaggctcggagcaaaccatgc ctctattgctacggatcctgcgaatccaacttggcatccggcagcaacaaagagaggttctgcaggaggtgcgacagctgaagcacaag cgcaagcacctcctgcagattgggggacgtggccttcgagaaattggtgtgaatgccatgaaggctgtattggcacatgacgtgcaagtgctgtacagccttcatggcagaaaagggaaaagggcctttgtgaccctgaggctctgtagattagtgacag atgtcatctgccaaaaagcagggtgcgaccaggcggaggccctcaagtttattaagaggtggctgccagggtctggtgatcgctgtgggggcaggaagcggcgcttcagagaagcatttgttgtggagcagcccgatgatccccactctcagagtgctgattatcggctgctcgcggcagctggcttcctgcccagccacagcagccagggccttgacagcaccactgtcactgtgcccccaacgcaacctcacctgcagtag
- the LOC142768755 gene encoding uncharacterized protein LOC142768755 isoform X2, with the protein MPLLLRILRIQLGIRQQQREVLQEVRQLKHKRKHLLQIGGRGLREIGVNAMKAVLAHDVQVLYSLHGRKGKRAFVTLRLCRLVTDVICQKAGCDQAEALKFIKRWLPGSGDRCGGRKRRFREAFVVEQPDDPHSQSADYRLLAAAGFLPSHSSQGLDSTTVTVPPTQPHLQ; encoded by the exons atgc ctctattgctacggatcctgcgaatccaacttggcatccggcagcaacaaagagaggttctgcaggaggtgcgacagctgaagcacaag cgcaagcacctcctgcagattgggggacgtggccttcgagaaattggtgtgaatgccatgaaggctgtattggcacatgacgtgcaagtgctgtacagccttcatggcagaaaagggaaaagggcctttgtgaccctgaggctctgtagattagtgacag atgtcatctgccaaaaagcagggtgcgaccaggcggaggccctcaagtttattaagaggtggctgccagggtctggtgatcgctgtgggggcaggaagcggcgcttcagagaagcatttgttgtggagcagcccgatgatccccactctcagagtgctgattatcggctgctcgcggcagctggcttcctgcccagccacagcagccagggccttgacagcaccactgtcactgtgcccccaacgcaacctcacctgcagtag